Proteins encoded by one window of Dendropsophus ebraccatus isolate aDenEbr1 chromosome 4, aDenEbr1.pat, whole genome shotgun sequence:
- the LOC138789926 gene encoding ficolin-1-like isoform X1: protein MVSIVTMWASLAATLCLVTFIIAEDSCPEIKYVAIGETDKLTILRGCPGLPGAPGQKGEAGPAGEKGPKGDPGKAGPAGQPGSAGSAGLSGLKGEKGEPGLSNSAYAPRNCKELRDQGNFLSGWYKIYPDGENPLIVLCDMDTDGGGWIVFQRRCDGSVNFIRDWKDYKQGFGNQLSEFWLGNDNIHRLTSAGTQTLRVDLTDFENDYSFATYASFALSGESDNYKLSVGAFTGGTAGDSLTYHNDRPFTTKDRDNDAFPDNCAVSFKGAWWYGACHNANLNGQYLRGKHTSYADGVNWEYGKGQYYSYKITEMKFRPV, encoded by the exons ATGGTGAGTATAGTTACAATGTGGGCTTCACTGGCTGCTACGCTCTGCCTGGTAACCTTTATTATAGCTGAAGACTCATGTCCAG AAATAAAATATGTGGCAATTGGAGAAACAGATAAGTTGACGATCCTCCGAGGATGTCCTGGTCTGCCTGGAGCTCCTGGACAAAAAGGTGAAGCTGGTCCAGCAGGAGAGAAAG GACCTAAAGGAGACCCTGGGAAGGCCGGACCTGCAGGACAGCCAG GATCTGCAGGTTCTGCTGGATTATCAGGTCTGAAAG GAGAAAAAGGGGAACCTGGACTCTCAAATTCAGCATATG CTCCTCGAAATTGCAAGGAACTGCGGGACCAAGGAAATTTTCTCAGTGGCTGGTACAAAATATATCCAGATGGAGAGAATCCTCTTATAGTCCTGTGTGACATGGATACAGATGGAGGAGGATGGATT GTTTTCCAGAGACGTTGTGATGGCAGTGTAAATTTTATcagagactggaaagattacaagCAAGGTTTTGGCAACCAGCTTAGTGAGTTCTGGCTGGGAAATGACAATATTCACCGCCTCACATCTGCAG GAACCCAGACGCTTCGAgttgatctgacagattttgaaaatgACTACAGTTTTGCCACTTATGCTTCATTTGCCCTATCAGGAGAAAGTGACAATTACAAGCTAAGTGTTGGAGCTTTCACTGGAGGAACTGCAG GTGACTCTCTCACTTATCACAATGACCGCCCCTTCACAACTAAAGACAGAGACAATGATGCTTTTCCAGATAATTGTGCAGTAAGCTTTAAAGGTGCTTGGTGGTACGGAGCCTGCCATAATGCCAATCTGAACGGCCAGTATCTGAGAGGGAAACATACCAGCTATGCCGATGGAGTTAACTGGGAATATGGGAAAGGACAGTATTATTCCTATAAAATAACTGAAATGAAGTTCAGGCCAGtgtga
- the LOC138789926 gene encoding ficolin-2-like isoform X2, which translates to MVSIVTMWASLAATLCLVTFIIAEDSCPEIKYVAIGETDKLTILRGCPGLPGAPGQKGEAGPAGEKGPKGDPGKAGPAGQPGEKGEPGLSNSAYAPRNCKELRDQGNFLSGWYKIYPDGENPLIVLCDMDTDGGGWIVFQRRCDGSVNFIRDWKDYKQGFGNQLSEFWLGNDNIHRLTSAGTQTLRVDLTDFENDYSFATYASFALSGESDNYKLSVGAFTGGTAGDSLTYHNDRPFTTKDRDNDAFPDNCAVSFKGAWWYGACHNANLNGQYLRGKHTSYADGVNWEYGKGQYYSYKITEMKFRPV; encoded by the exons ATGGTGAGTATAGTTACAATGTGGGCTTCACTGGCTGCTACGCTCTGCCTGGTAACCTTTATTATAGCTGAAGACTCATGTCCAG AAATAAAATATGTGGCAATTGGAGAAACAGATAAGTTGACGATCCTCCGAGGATGTCCTGGTCTGCCTGGAGCTCCTGGACAAAAAGGTGAAGCTGGTCCAGCAGGAGAGAAAG GACCTAAAGGAGACCCTGGGAAGGCCGGACCTGCAGGACAGCCAG GAGAAAAAGGGGAACCTGGACTCTCAAATTCAGCATATG CTCCTCGAAATTGCAAGGAACTGCGGGACCAAGGAAATTTTCTCAGTGGCTGGTACAAAATATATCCAGATGGAGAGAATCCTCTTATAGTCCTGTGTGACATGGATACAGATGGAGGAGGATGGATT GTTTTCCAGAGACGTTGTGATGGCAGTGTAAATTTTATcagagactggaaagattacaagCAAGGTTTTGGCAACCAGCTTAGTGAGTTCTGGCTGGGAAATGACAATATTCACCGCCTCACATCTGCAG GAACCCAGACGCTTCGAgttgatctgacagattttgaaaatgACTACAGTTTTGCCACTTATGCTTCATTTGCCCTATCAGGAGAAAGTGACAATTACAAGCTAAGTGTTGGAGCTTTCACTGGAGGAACTGCAG GTGACTCTCTCACTTATCACAATGACCGCCCCTTCACAACTAAAGACAGAGACAATGATGCTTTTCCAGATAATTGTGCAGTAAGCTTTAAAGGTGCTTGGTGGTACGGAGCCTGCCATAATGCCAATCTGAACGGCCAGTATCTGAGAGGGAAACATACCAGCTATGCCGATGGAGTTAACTGGGAATATGGGAAAGGACAGTATTATTCCTATAAAATAACTGAAATGAAGTTCAGGCCAGtgtga